From Polaribacter haliotis:
TTTATGAAGCGACTAATGTTCAAGGTTAAAAATAAGGAAATTCAAGCATCTAAACCAATATTTAGTTCTTCTAAACTCATAAAGTTATGTTATTTTATAATTGTATTCTTGCTGATTTCTTGTGGAAATGAGAAAGAAAAAAAGTCAACCGAAAATAATACTTCAACAAAAGAAGTAACAAATACTAAAACTGAAGAAAATTCATCAACTAATAAAACGATTCTTTGTTTTGGTGATAGTATTACTGCTGGTTATGGTTTAGACGATACAAATGATGCTTTTCCAGCAATTTTAGAGCAAAAAATAGATTCTTTAGGACTGAATTATACTGTTGTAAACTCTGGAGTAAGTGGAGAAACAACTGCTGGTGGAAAAAGTAGAATTGATTGGGTCATAAAAAATAAACCTGAAGTATTTCTTTTAGAATTAGGAGCAAATGATGGATTAAGAGGCGTACAATTAACTGAAACAAAATCTAATTTACAAGCTATTATTGATGTTGTCAGAGAAAAAAGCCCAAAAACAAAAATAATATTAGCTGGAATGCAATTGCCACCAAATATGGGTTTGGACTATACAACCGAATTCAAACAACTATTTATTGATATTGCCAAAGAAAACAAAATCGCTTTTATTCCTTTTCTTTTAAAAGATGTTGGTGGAATTTCTTCATTGAATCAGAATGATGGAATTCACCCAAATGTAAAAGGACATAAAATTATGGCAAATACAGTTTGGGAGGTTTTAGCTCCTATAATTAAGTAGTTATTTCACAGAGATTAACAGAGTTTTTTCACAGAGGTTCACAGAGAAAAAAACACGAATTTTACAGATTACACAGATGTTTACGGATAATATTTTTAATAAAATAGATAACCAAATTATTTTTTTCTTTTGGAAAATTAAGAAAAAGAGAGTGTTTCACAAATATTTACAGACATATCGCCCCATAAAACAAGAACATAAGAGTGTTTTCCCCTTTGGGGAATTAAAGGGGCTTTTACCAGTCAATAGGAAAATAATCTTTCAAAAACTTTCCAGACCAATGTTTTCCGGTATTTATTCCGTCAATTAAAGGATCCATCACTCTTGCTGCACCATCTACAATATCTAAAGGAGGTTGAAAATCGTGCACTTCTTCTTTCTTTTTAGATAATTCAGCAGGATCTTCATCTGTAACCCAACCTGTATCCACAGCATTCATGTAAATTCCTTTCTTTGCAAAAGTTGCTGATGAAGTATGTGTTAACATATTTAAAGCCGCTTTAGCCATATTTGTATGAGGATGTCTATCCACTTTTTTGAATCTATGAAACTTCCCTTCCATCGCAGAAACGTTGATAATGTGTTTCTTTCCTGTGTTTTCTTTCATCATTAAATTAGACAAACGATTACACAAAACAAAAGGTGCAACAGCATTTACCAACTGAACTTCCACCATTTCTGTGGTTTCGATTTCGCCTAAACGCAAACGCCAACTGTTTGTTTTTCTTAAATCTACTTGTTGTAAATCTGCATCTAATTTTCCTTCAGGAAAAACTTCTGCTGTTTGTAAAGAATTGTCGAAACTATAAGGAATTTGAGACAATTCAGCTGAATTTCTTAAGCCTATTCCTGGTTCTGGTCCATGCCAAGTTACTGGCAACACATTATTTTTAGCTGTTTTTGTTGATGAAATACTTAAATCTGATATTTCTTTCAAACATTCAGCATGATTTTCTAACAAAGTCTGTGCTAATATTGGAAGTTGATCAATTGGTTTCTTTTCATTTTCCATCATATGAGCGTAAAAACCTGATGGTCTTCTTACAGTTTGTGCTGCATTGTTTATGAGAATATCTAATCTATCGTATTTCTGTTCTATATAATTACAGAAAATTTCTACACTTGGAATGTGTCTTAAATCCAAACCATGAATGTGTAAACGATCGCTCCAATCTTTATAATCTTCTTCTTTTGCAAAACGAATGGCAGAATCTGCAGGAAAACGAGTCGTAGCAATTACTGTTGCTCCAGAACGTAAAGCCATTAAAGTAATATGATAGCCAATTTTTAAACGAGATCCTGTAATTACAGCAACTTGTCCTGTTAAATCTGTCGTTTGAAAACGTTTCGCATAATTCAAGTCACCACAATCTGTACACATGGTATCATAAAAATGATGCAATTTTGTAAAAACTGCTTTACATACGTAGCAATTTCTTGGAGATTCTAATTCTGGTGTGTCTTCTGGAATTGCAGCTGCACCTAATAATTTTGGTGCCACAAACAAGGCTGCTTCTCTTGCAGAACGAATTCCGGTTGATTTTCTTGCATGTTTATCGCTTTCAATTCTCTTTCTTTTTGCTGCTTTTTTAGCGTCTTTTCTTCTTCGCTGAAATTCATCTCTATTTGGACGAGATAATTCGCCAGCAACTTTAAAAAGTGCGACTCTTTGTGCTTCTGGAATCTCAAAAAGCTGATTTGTATCCGCCAATAAATCTTGTATTGTTTTTATACAAGCATCTATTTCTGGATTATTTTTTTGTTCGCTCATATAATTTAAGCTATAATTTTATATTTAAAAATGTTCTCGATACAATTCCACAAAAAAGTGGAATCACTCGAACTAACATTCGGTAAACTACTTTCCTCACTATTATACTTATCTATAAAAACAATAAGTATCACAAGAGTGTTCCTTCCCTTTGGGAAGGCTAGGATGGGCTTTTATCTCTTCTTCTTCTTTTTAACTTCTTCTGTTTTTGGAGTATTTGAAGCAGTTTGTGCCAAATAATTTGCCAAAATCTTATCTACCAATTCTTCTTTTGTTAAATGATGAAATATGGTTTTTATTTGAGATTTAAAATCTTCCGATATTGTTTTATTCGGTTTTGTTTTAAATATTTTTTTTGCCCACAACAAGCCATTATTTTCTTCTATAGATTGGGCATCTGCTTTTTCATATCTCGAAAATGAAATTCCTAATTCCTTTTCAAAATCTGCAATATCCACCACTTCTTCTTGCTGTAAAATAGTTAAAGAAAGTCCCTTTGCTCCTGCTCTGGCTGTTCTTCCACTTCTGTGCACATACGCATCATACGTATCTGGCAAATGATAATTAACCACATAAGAAATCTCTTTTACATCAATTCCTCTTGCGGCTAAA
This genomic window contains:
- a CDS encoding arylesterase, with amino-acid sequence MFKVKNKEIQASKPIFSSSKLIKLCYFIIVFLLISCGNEKEKKSTENNTSTKEVTNTKTEENSSTNKTILCFGDSITAGYGLDDTNDAFPAILEQKIDSLGLNYTVVNSGVSGETTAGGKSRIDWVIKNKPEVFLLELGANDGLRGVQLTETKSNLQAIIDVVREKSPKTKIILAGMQLPPNMGLDYTTEFKQLFIDIAKENKIAFIPFLLKDVGGISSLNQNDGIHPNVKGHKIMANTVWEVLAPIIK
- a CDS encoding SDR family NAD(P)-dependent oxidoreductase — translated: MSEQKNNPEIDACIKTIQDLLADTNQLFEIPEAQRVALFKVAGELSRPNRDEFQRRRKDAKKAAKRKRIESDKHARKSTGIRSAREAALFVAPKLLGAAAIPEDTPELESPRNCYVCKAVFTKLHHFYDTMCTDCGDLNYAKRFQTTDLTGQVAVITGSRLKIGYHITLMALRSGATVIATTRFPADSAIRFAKEEDYKDWSDRLHIHGLDLRHIPSVEIFCNYIEQKYDRLDILINNAAQTVRRPSGFYAHMMENEKKPIDQLPILAQTLLENHAECLKEISDLSISSTKTAKNNVLPVTWHGPEPGIGLRNSAELSQIPYSFDNSLQTAEVFPEGKLDADLQQVDLRKTNSWRLRLGEIETTEMVEVQLVNAVAPFVLCNRLSNLMMKENTGKKHIINVSAMEGKFHRFKKVDRHPHTNMAKAALNMLTHTSSATFAKKGIYMNAVDTGWVTDEDPAELSKKKEEVHDFQPPLDIVDGAARVMDPLIDGINTGKHWSGKFLKDYFPIDW